Proteins found in one Siniperca chuatsi isolate FFG_IHB_CAS linkage group LG22, ASM2008510v1, whole genome shotgun sequence genomic segment:
- the LOC122870253 gene encoding roundabout homolog 1-like isoform X1 → MKAASVSLLDVAVLLLSGLKVSAVSLNVSPNRQQFFMGESFRLSCKEEQSSAGWTLKRISAVGRQIETCGAAKGFGRPSGSSCIVSDLSPSADRGVYWCEHSSGQSSIKVSITVSDRPFIMEIPALPVLAGSHVTLRCRNRNGSTIPVNFFKYSTPIGAAPEGEFTISNVQQADEGFYWCSAGQAASPSSRLNVRAPPPTNAPPLVSVSPLVRLLCHLVVISTYCVSTVLMVSIYCCRKTPAVTMEMAQRVENGQGLDSSYVNDAADVTTEHDF, encoded by the exons ATGAAGGCTGCATCTGTGTCTCTACTCG ACGTGGCTGTGCTGCTTCTGTCTGGATTAAAAGTGTCTGCAG TCTCTCTGAATGTCAGTCCAAACCGTCAACAGTTTTTTATGGGAGAGTCTTTCCGTCTGAGCTGTAAGGAAGAGCAGAGCTCTGCTGGATGGACGCTGAAGAGGATATCAGCAGTAGGCCGACAGATAGAGACGTGCGGAGCTGCGAAAGGCTTTGGGAGACCCAGTGGTTCCTCCTGCATCGTCTCAGATCTCTCTCCATCAGCAGATCGAGGCGTTTACTGGTGTGAACACAGCAGTGGACAGAGTAGCATCAAAGTCTCTATCACCGTATCAG ATCGTCCTTTTATCATGGAGATCCCTGCACTTCCTGTGTTGGCAGGAAGTCATGTGACTCTGCGCTGCAGGAACAGAAATGGTTCCACCATTCCGGTTAACTTCTTCAAGTACAGTACCCCGATTGGAGCTGCACCTGAAGGAGAGTTTACCATCAGTAATGTCCAACAGGCTGACGAAGGTTTCTACTGGTGTTCTGCTGGTCAGGCTGCATCACCATCGAGCAGGCTGAATGTCAGAG CTCCTCCCCCCACCAACGCCCCACCCCTcgtctctgtgtctcctctggTCAGGCTGctctgccatctagtggtcatCAGTACATACTGCGTCTCCACCGTCCTGATGGTGTCCATCTACTGCTGCA GGAAGACACCAGCCGTCACCATGGAGATGGCACAGCGCGTTGAAAACGGGCAGGGATTGGATAGCAGCTATGTTAATGACGCCGCCGATGTCACCACTGAGCATGACTTCTGA
- the LOC122870253 gene encoding uncharacterized protein LOC122870253 isoform X2 → MKAASVSLLDVAVLLLSGLKVSAVSLNVSPNRQQFFMGESFRLSCKEEQSSAGWTLKRISAVGRQIETCGAAKGFGRPSGSSCIVSDLSPSADRGVYWCEHSSGQSSIKVSITVSGSHVTLRCRNRNGSTIPVNFFKYSTPIGAAPEGEFTISNVQQADEGFYWCSAGQAASPSSRLNVRAPPPTNAPPLVSVSPLVRLLCHLVVISTYCVSTVLMVSIYCCRKTPAVTMEMAQRVENGQGLDSSYVNDAADVTTEHDF, encoded by the exons ATGAAGGCTGCATCTGTGTCTCTACTCG ACGTGGCTGTGCTGCTTCTGTCTGGATTAAAAGTGTCTGCAG TCTCTCTGAATGTCAGTCCAAACCGTCAACAGTTTTTTATGGGAGAGTCTTTCCGTCTGAGCTGTAAGGAAGAGCAGAGCTCTGCTGGATGGACGCTGAAGAGGATATCAGCAGTAGGCCGACAGATAGAGACGTGCGGAGCTGCGAAAGGCTTTGGGAGACCCAGTGGTTCCTCCTGCATCGTCTCAGATCTCTCTCCATCAGCAGATCGAGGCGTTTACTGGTGTGAACACAGCAGTGGACAGAGTAGCATCAAAGTCTCTATCACCGTATCAG GAAGTCATGTGACTCTGCGCTGCAGGAACAGAAATGGTTCCACCATTCCGGTTAACTTCTTCAAGTACAGTACCCCGATTGGAGCTGCACCTGAAGGAGAGTTTACCATCAGTAATGTCCAACAGGCTGACGAAGGTTTCTACTGGTGTTCTGCTGGTCAGGCTGCATCACCATCGAGCAGGCTGAATGTCAGAG CTCCTCCCCCCACCAACGCCCCACCCCTcgtctctgtgtctcctctggTCAGGCTGctctgccatctagtggtcatCAGTACATACTGCGTCTCCACCGTCCTGATGGTGTCCATCTACTGCTGCA GGAAGACACCAGCCGTCACCATGGAGATGGCACAGCGCGTTGAAAACGGGCAGGGATTGGATAGCAGCTATGTTAATGACGCCGCCGATGTCACCACTGAGCATGACTTCTGA